The genomic window GCCGCCCAGCTCCTCGGCCCCGGCGTCCATGTCATCCATGAACTTGTAGATCAGGGCGATGGTGATCTGCTCGACCTGGGACTTGGGGTCGGGCACCTTGCCGACGAGGATGTCGCGGGCGGTGTCGATGCGGCGCTTGGTGTCGGTATCGAGCATGGCGGGTTCCTTGGGGACTGATCGGACGGATCGGACCAATCGGTCAGACGTCAACGATCCCTTTGCATTCGGGGTAGGCGGTGCAGCCCCAGAACTGCCTGCCCGCGTTCATGCCGGTCTTGGCGGTGCGCAGGGCCATGGGTTTGCCGCATTGCGGGCAGGGCGGAATGGGATCGGGCGGATCAGACCGATCCGTCCGATCCGTCCGATTCTTCTGTTGCCGATGGGCCAGGCGGGCGGTGGCGAGTTGTTCGCTGTAGCCACCCTCCTCGATGAAATCACGTTCCAGCGCGGCGATCTGGCGGTCGAGCAGGGTGTTGGCCTGATGGATCAGGCAGATCAGCGCATTGGCGCGCACGCAGGGGTCGGCGTGGTCGAGCCAGGGGGCATAGGTAGCGTAGCGCCGGTCGTCGGCGATGCGGGTGAGCGCTTGTGCTGGGGGTTGATCGGACGGATCGGACGGATCAGACCGATCGGACGGATCATCGGCCGGATGCCGCCGCCCGATGTCGCGAACGGCCATGGCATCCGCGCTGTCGGGGTGCCATTGGGGCAGGCGGCGATGACGCAGGAAGTCTTCGTAATCGAGGAGCAGTTCCTCGATGCTGGCGCGCGCGACGTTAACCAGTCGAAGCTCTGTCTGTGACGAGGTTGCGGAGGCGCGG from Lentisphaerota bacterium includes these protein-coding regions:
- a CDS encoding four helix bundle protein is translated as MGNIRNSGGYRELRTFQTATVIYDATYWFCEKFLDPRSRTVDQMMQAARSGRQNIAEGSRASATSSQTELRLVNVARASIEELLLDYEDFLRHRRLPQWHPDSADAMAVRDIGRRHPADDPSDRSDPSDPSDQPPAQALTRIADDRRYATYAPWLDHADPCVRANALICLIHQANTLLDRQIAALERDFIEEGGYSEQLATARLAHRQQKNRTDRTDRSDPPDPIPPCPQCGKPMALRTAKTGMNAGRQFWGCTAYPECKGIVDV